A genome region from Crossiella equi includes the following:
- a CDS encoding HesB/IscA family protein translates to MSAENTTATEAATHGVTLTDAAASKAKALLDQEGRDDMHLRIAVQPGGCAGLRYQLFFDERTLDGDAFRDFGGLKVAVDRMSVPYVDGAVIDFVDTIEKQGFTIDNPNAGGSCACGDSFH, encoded by the coding sequence ATGAGCGCCGAGAACACCACGGCGACCGAAGCGGCGACGCACGGCGTCACGCTGACCGACGCCGCTGCCTCCAAGGCGAAGGCACTGCTCGACCAGGAGGGTCGAGACGACATGCACCTTCGCATCGCCGTGCAGCCCGGTGGCTGTGCCGGCCTGCGTTACCAGCTGTTCTTCGACGAGCGCACCCTCGACGGTGACGCCTTCCGCGACTTCGGTGGCCTCAAGGTCGCCGTGGACCGCATGAGCGTGCCCTACGTGGACGGCGCCGTGATCGACTTCGTTGACACGATCGAGAAGCAGGGCTTCACGATCGACAACCCGAACGCCGGTGGGTCTTGCGCCTGTGGTGATTCTTTCCACTAG
- a CDS encoding carbohydrate kinase family protein: MHFPGRFTDQLVADRLDRVSLSFLVDDLIVRRGGIAANIAFGMGVLGNSPVLVGAVGADFADYRSWLERHGVNCVGVHTSEVKHTARFVCTTDDDMNQIASFYAGAMAEARNIELAPVAAAVGGLDLVLISPNDPEAMLRHSAEARERGIPFAADPSQQLARMDGEQAKQLVEGAKYLFTNDYELQLLMQKTGWTEEDILERVELRITTLGEKGVELVGKGISPLHVAAVPETVKADPTGIGDGFRAGFLSGITAGLSLERAAQLGSLIAVLVLEVEGPQEWKLDRESALKRLTDAYGADAAADIAAVLK; this comes from the coding sequence ATGCACTTCCCGGGCCGGTTCACCGACCAGCTGGTCGCCGACCGCCTCGACCGGGTCTCACTGAGCTTTCTCGTGGATGACCTGATCGTGCGCCGGGGTGGCATCGCCGCCAACATCGCCTTCGGCATGGGCGTGCTGGGCAACTCCCCGGTGCTGGTCGGAGCGGTGGGCGCGGACTTCGCCGACTACCGCTCCTGGCTCGAGCGGCACGGCGTGAACTGCGTCGGCGTGCACACCTCCGAGGTCAAGCACACCGCCCGGTTCGTGTGCACCACCGACGACGACATGAACCAGATCGCCTCGTTCTACGCAGGCGCGATGGCCGAGGCCCGCAACATCGAACTGGCGCCGGTCGCCGCCGCCGTCGGTGGCCTGGACCTCGTGCTGATCAGCCCGAACGACCCCGAGGCGATGCTGCGCCACTCCGCGGAGGCCCGCGAGCGCGGCATCCCCTTCGCCGCCGACCCGAGCCAGCAGCTGGCCCGCATGGACGGCGAGCAGGCCAAGCAGCTCGTCGAGGGCGCGAAGTACCTGTTCACCAACGACTACGAGCTCCAGCTCCTGATGCAGAAGACCGGCTGGACCGAGGAGGACATCCTCGAGCGGGTCGAGCTGCGCATCACCACGCTCGGCGAGAAGGGCGTGGAGCTGGTCGGCAAGGGCATCAGCCCGCTGCACGTGGCCGCCGTGCCGGAGACCGTCAAGGCCGACCCGACCGGCATCGGCGACGGCTTCCGCGCGGGCTTCCTGTCCGGCATCACCGCGGGCCTGTCCCTGGAGCGCGCCGCCCAGCTCGGCTCGCTGATCGCGGTGCTGGTGCTGGAGGTCGAGGGGCCGCAGGAGTGGAAGCTGGACCGCGAGTCCGCGCTGAAGCGCCTCACCGACGCCTACGGCGCCGACGCCGCGGCCGACATCGCCGCCGTGCTCAAGTGA
- the qcrC gene encoding cytochrome bc1 complex diheme cytochrome c subunit: MTTNNDRARKRAKLRRRLSGLLALGFALVGSGALYMGLLPEPQTANAQADPTKVQQGEQLYNTACISCHGANLQGEKDRGPSLIGVGEAAVYFQVSSGRMPMARQEAQAIRKPAKFNSEQIDALAAFVQTKGGGPVLPQESGKELRGDNSARGGELFRLNCASCHNFTGRGGALSSGKFAPTLDGVSEEQIYTAMLTGPQNMPKFSDRQLSPQEKKDIIAYVKSVTDGNNNAGGHPLGGFGPATEGLAIWIIGLAALVGVTVWIGSRA; this comes from the coding sequence ATGACCACCAACAACGATCGGGCCAGGAAGCGGGCCAAGCTCAGGCGCCGCCTGTCCGGCCTGCTCGCCCTCGGCTTCGCGCTCGTCGGCTCGGGCGCGCTGTACATGGGCCTGCTGCCCGAGCCGCAGACCGCCAACGCGCAGGCGGACCCCACCAAGGTCCAGCAGGGCGAGCAGCTCTACAACACCGCCTGCATCTCCTGCCACGGCGCGAACCTGCAGGGCGAGAAGGACCGCGGCCCGAGCCTGATCGGCGTGGGCGAGGCGGCGGTGTACTTCCAGGTGTCCTCCGGCCGCATGCCGATGGCCCGCCAGGAAGCCCAGGCCATCCGCAAGCCGGCCAAGTTCAACAGCGAGCAGATCGACGCGCTCGCGGCCTTCGTCCAGACCAAGGGCGGCGGCCCCGTGCTGCCGCAGGAGAGCGGCAAGGAGCTGCGGGGCGACAACTCCGCGCGCGGCGGTGAGCTGTTCCGGCTCAACTGCGCCTCCTGCCACAACTTCACCGGTCGCGGCGGCGCGCTGTCCTCCGGCAAGTTCGCGCCCACGCTCGACGGGGTGTCCGAGGAGCAGATCTACACCGCGATGCTCACCGGCCCGCAGAACATGCCGAAGTTCTCCGACCGGCAGCTGTCGCCGCAGGAGAAGAAGGACATCATCGCCTACGTCAAGTCGGTGACCGACGGCAACAACAACGCGGGTGGCCACCCGCTGGGCGGGTTCGGCCCGGCCACCGAGGGCCTGGCCATCTGGATCATCGGCCTCGCCGCGCTCGTCGGCGTGACCGTGTGGATCGGGAGCAGGGCATGA
- the asnB gene encoding asparagine synthase (glutamine-hydrolyzing), protein MCGLLGLVCSAQNNNANIGAAVSGVARALQCQRHRGPDESDTWHNNDVVFGFNRLSIIDVERSHQPLHYANGRYTIVFNGEIYNYLELRAELRDRFGAEFATDGDTEAIVAAYHYLGPSMVSRLRGMFAFMIWDAERRVVFGARDPFGIKPLFYAAGPGGVAFASEKKSLLDLSPVLGLQPKLDQAALQHYLILQYVPEPETLHTAIRRIESGSSFTVSPGGQVVTERYFHPTFTPRPVNTSAEAGQLYRDIAGVLHDSVAKHMRADVTVGAFLSGGIDSTAIAALAKQHNPDLITFTTGFERTGYSEVDVAAESAAAIGVKHVVRTVSAEEMMQALPLIVWYLDDPVADPALVPLWFIAREARQHVKVVLSGEGADELFGGYTIYREPLSLAPFEKVPGALRSVMGKVSSRIPDGVRGKDLLRRGSLSLEERYYGNARIFRDDQIQQVLRTHDPRISHTDVTSRWYRDSLEWDPVTRMQHIDLFTWLRGDILVKADKMTMANSLELRVPFLDPEVFRVAARIPQDQKITKETTKYALRQAMNGIVPAHVLNRRKLGFPVPVRHWLKDEMHDWARDIVHQSLTDDLINKTAVLRILEEHRSGVLDHSRRIWALIVFMLWHGIFVERRISVHVPAPHYPVKL, encoded by the coding sequence GTGTGCGGCCTGCTTGGACTGGTGTGTTCCGCCCAGAACAACAACGCGAACATCGGCGCGGCCGTCAGCGGCGTTGCGAGGGCACTCCAGTGCCAGCGCCACCGCGGGCCGGACGAGAGTGACACCTGGCACAACAACGACGTGGTCTTCGGCTTCAACCGCCTGTCGATCATCGACGTGGAGCGTTCCCACCAGCCGTTGCACTACGCGAACGGGCGCTACACGATCGTGTTCAACGGGGAGATCTACAACTACCTGGAGCTGCGGGCTGAGCTGCGCGACCGGTTCGGCGCGGAGTTCGCCACGGACGGTGACACCGAGGCCATCGTCGCGGCCTACCACTACCTCGGGCCGTCGATGGTCAGCCGCCTGCGCGGCATGTTCGCCTTCATGATCTGGGACGCCGAGCGCCGGGTCGTCTTCGGCGCCCGCGACCCGTTCGGCATCAAGCCGCTGTTCTACGCGGCCGGACCGGGCGGCGTGGCCTTCGCCAGCGAGAAGAAGAGCCTGCTCGACCTGTCCCCGGTGCTCGGCCTCCAGCCGAAGCTGGACCAGGCGGCCCTGCAGCACTATCTGATCCTGCAGTACGTGCCGGAGCCGGAGACGCTGCACACGGCCATCCGCCGCATCGAGTCGGGCAGCTCCTTCACCGTCTCCCCCGGCGGGCAGGTCGTCACCGAGCGCTACTTCCACCCCACCTTCACCCCGCGCCCGGTCAACACCAGCGCGGAGGCGGGGCAGCTCTACCGCGACATCGCGGGCGTGCTGCACGACTCGGTGGCCAAGCACATGCGCGCCGACGTCACGGTGGGCGCGTTCCTGTCCGGTGGCATCGACTCCACCGCGATCGCGGCGCTGGCCAAGCAGCACAACCCGGACCTGATCACTTTCACCACCGGGTTCGAGCGCACCGGGTACTCCGAGGTCGACGTGGCGGCGGAGTCCGCGGCGGCGATCGGCGTGAAGCACGTGGTGCGCACGGTCTCGGCCGAGGAGATGATGCAGGCCCTGCCGCTGATCGTCTGGTACCTCGACGACCCGGTGGCCGACCCGGCCCTGGTGCCGCTGTGGTTCATCGCCCGTGAGGCGCGCCAGCACGTGAAGGTGGTGCTCTCCGGCGAGGGCGCGGACGAGCTGTTCGGCGGCTACACGATCTACCGCGAACCGCTGTCGCTGGCGCCGTTCGAGAAGGTCCCGGGCGCGCTGCGCTCGGTCATGGGCAAGGTCTCTAGCCGCATCCCGGACGGCGTGCGCGGCAAGGACCTGCTGCGCCGGGGCTCGCTGTCGCTGGAGGAGCGCTACTACGGCAACGCGCGCATCTTCCGCGACGACCAGATCCAGCAGGTGCTGCGCACCCACGACCCGCGCATCTCCCACACCGACGTCACCAGCCGCTGGTACCGCGACTCCCTGGAGTGGGACCCGGTCACGCGCATGCAGCACATCGACCTGTTCACCTGGCTCCGGGGCGACATCCTGGTCAAGGCGGACAAGATGACCATGGCCAACTCCCTGGAGCTCCGCGTCCCCTTCCTGGACCCGGAGGTCTTCCGGGTGGCCGCGCGCATCCCGCAGGACCAGAAGATCACCAAGGAGACCACCAAGTACGCCCTGCGCCAGGCGATGAACGGCATCGTCCCGGCCCACGTCCTCAACCGGCGCAAGCTGGGCTTCCCGGTCCCGGTCCGCCACTGGCTCAAGGACGAGATGCACGACTGGGCACGCGACATCGTCCACCAGTCCCTCACCGACGACCTCATCAACAAGACGGCCGTCCTCCGCATCCTGGAGGAGCACCGCTCGGGCGTCCTGGACCACAGCCGCCGCATCTGGGCCCTGATCGTGTTCATGCTGTGGCACGGGATCTTCGTGGAGCGCCGCATCTCGGTGCACGTGCCCGCACCGCACTACCCGGTCAAGCTCTGA
- the ctaC gene encoding aa3-type cytochrome oxidase subunit II codes for MGRKEGNRAARLAKVTGLVGLVGVAASGCSVDEALRFGWPEGVTPQAEAMRQLWTWSVIAALAVGVIVWALIFWSIIFHKKKSEEFPRQFQYNGPLEFVLIGLPTIIIVVLFVFATQAQNVVTAKEKTPDVNVKVWSFQWNWEFEYQDFKTPDGQTVKTTGSSTEIPLLVLPATKEIRYTIESKDVIHSFFVPAFHFKRDTIPHPEKNSQDNVFQNSIDREGAFVGRCAELCGTYHAVMNFEVRAVAPQVFDRYMQLRTKLNPGTGKPYTAAEALAELNCGPNCAPRAVTTKPFDTTRTSRVEGNR; via the coding sequence GTGGGGCGCAAGGAGGGCAACCGGGCAGCGCGGCTGGCCAAGGTCACCGGTCTGGTCGGCCTGGTGGGCGTCGCGGCCTCGGGCTGTTCCGTCGACGAGGCGCTGCGCTTCGGCTGGCCGGAGGGGGTCACCCCGCAGGCCGAGGCGATGCGTCAGCTGTGGACCTGGTCCGTGATCGCGGCGCTCGCCGTCGGTGTGATCGTGTGGGCGCTGATCTTCTGGTCGATCATCTTCCACAAGAAGAAGTCCGAGGAGTTCCCGCGGCAGTTCCAGTACAACGGGCCGCTGGAGTTCGTCCTCATCGGCTTGCCGACGATCATCATCGTGGTGCTGTTCGTCTTCGCGACGCAGGCCCAGAACGTGGTCACGGCCAAGGAGAAGACACCGGACGTCAACGTCAAGGTGTGGTCGTTCCAGTGGAACTGGGAGTTCGAGTACCAGGACTTCAAGACCCCGGACGGCCAGACCGTGAAGACCACCGGGTCGAGCACGGAGATCCCGCTGCTGGTGCTGCCGGCGACCAAGGAGATCCGCTACACGATCGAGTCGAAGGACGTCATCCACTCCTTCTTCGTCCCGGCGTTCCACTTCAAGCGGGACACCATCCCGCACCCGGAGAAGAACAGCCAGGACAACGTCTTCCAGAACTCGATCGACCGTGAGGGTGCCTTCGTCGGCCGCTGCGCCGAGCTGTGCGGCACCTACCACGCGGTGATGAACTTCGAGGTCCGCGCGGTCGCGCCGCAGGTCTTCGACCGGTACATGCAGCTGCGCACCAAGCTCAACCCGGGCACCGGCAAGCCGTACACCGCGGCCGAGGCCCTGGCCGAGCTCAACTGCGGCCCGAACTGCGCCCCGCGCGCGGTCACCACCAAGCCGTTCGACACCACCCGCACGTCCCGCGTCGAGGGGAACCGCTAG
- a CDS encoding MoaD/ThiS family protein, giving the protein MRVTVLLPGVLRPAAGDAARLDLDLDAPATLAHALDAVARDHPALHRRLRDERGALRRYVNFYVDGEECRRLAGGETELRPGVEIQIIPSVAGG; this is encoded by the coding sequence ATGCGGGTGACCGTGCTGCTGCCCGGCGTGCTGCGGCCCGCCGCGGGCGACGCCGCCCGGCTGGACCTCGACCTGGACGCGCCCGCCACGCTCGCGCACGCCCTGGACGCGGTGGCCCGCGACCACCCGGCGCTGCACCGGCGGCTGCGCGACGAGCGGGGCGCGCTGCGCCGCTACGTGAACTTCTACGTCGACGGCGAGGAGTGCCGGCGCCTGGCCGGGGGCGAGACCGAGCTGCGCCCGGGTGTGGAGATCCAGATCATCCCCTCGGTGGCGGGAGGCTGA
- a CDS encoding WD40/YVTN/BNR-like repeat-containing protein — protein MPEQRVVLAVGTRKGLWLGTSDNDRVDWSWTGPHHAMTEVYAVAVDTRRERPRLLAGITSEHFGPGVATSDDLGASWQEPEHAPVAFPEDTGAALERVWQLVPGPVDQPEVVYAGTQPSALFRSTDGGRTYSMVRGLWDHPHREQWGAGYGGQAVHTILPHPDDEQRITVAMSTGGVYRTEDGGGSWAPSNTGVKAYFLPDPFPEFGQCVHKIARNPKQPERMFLQNHHGVYRSEDGGGTWTSIADGLPSDFGFPIAVHPHKPGVVYGFPLTADASRFPPDGACRVYRSEDAGASWTALTKGLPQEGFWTAVLRDALCVDDAEVPGVYFGSRSGEVYASRDEGESWQRVAEHLPDVLSVRAAVVGG, from the coding sequence GTGCCGGAGCAACGGGTGGTGCTCGCCGTGGGGACCCGCAAGGGTCTCTGGCTGGGCACCAGTGACAACGACCGCGTGGACTGGTCCTGGACCGGGCCGCACCACGCCATGACCGAGGTCTACGCCGTGGCCGTGGACACCCGGCGGGAGCGGCCCCGGCTGCTCGCCGGGATCACCAGTGAGCATTTCGGGCCCGGGGTGGCCACCAGTGACGACCTCGGGGCCTCCTGGCAGGAGCCCGAGCACGCGCCCGTGGCCTTCCCCGAGGACACCGGGGCCGCGCTGGAGCGGGTGTGGCAGCTCGTGCCCGGGCCCGTCGACCAGCCCGAGGTGGTCTACGCCGGGACGCAGCCCTCGGCGCTGTTCCGGTCCACCGACGGGGGCCGCACGTACAGCATGGTGCGCGGGCTGTGGGACCACCCGCACCGCGAGCAGTGGGGTGCCGGGTACGGCGGGCAGGCCGTGCACACGATCCTGCCGCACCCCGATGACGAGCAGCGCATCACCGTGGCCATGTCCACCGGCGGCGTCTACCGCACCGAGGACGGCGGCGGCAGCTGGGCGCCGAGCAACACCGGGGTCAAGGCGTACTTCCTGCCCGACCCGTTCCCCGAGTTCGGGCAGTGCGTGCACAAGATCGCCCGCAACCCGAAACAGCCCGAGCGGATGTTCCTGCAGAACCACCACGGCGTGTACCGCAGCGAGGACGGGGGTGGCACCTGGACCTCCATCGCGGACGGCCTGCCCAGCGACTTCGGCTTCCCCATCGCCGTGCACCCGCACAAGCCCGGCGTGGTCTACGGCTTCCCGCTCACCGCCGACGCCTCCCGGTTCCCGCCGGACGGGGCCTGCCGCGTCTACCGCAGCGAGGACGCGGGCGCGAGCTGGACCGCGCTCACCAAGGGCCTGCCCCAGGAGGGGTTCTGGACCGCCGTGCTGCGCGACGCGCTCTGCGTGGACGACGCGGAGGTGCCCGGGGTGTACTTCGGCTCCCGCTCCGGCGAGGTCTACGCCTCCCGGGACGAGGGCGAGAGCTGGCAGCGCGTGGCCGAGCACCTGCCCGACGTGCTCAGCGTGCGCGCGGCCGTCGTCGGGGGGTGA
- a CDS encoding cytochrome c oxidase subunit 4, producing the protein MKTEARIFEFITVFCFIAAVVYGFWAKEPVGTVGLILSGGLTLLCGTYFRFIARRIEPRPEDIDDAEVADGAGELGFFSPGSYWPFGLAAAAAFTGVALAFFHIWLIAIGLVVVLIMVGGLLFEYHSAAPSHD; encoded by the coding sequence ATGAAGACCGAAGCGCGGATCTTCGAGTTCATCACGGTCTTCTGCTTCATCGCGGCGGTCGTGTACGGCTTCTGGGCCAAGGAGCCGGTCGGCACCGTCGGCCTGATCCTCAGCGGCGGCCTGACGCTGCTGTGCGGCACGTACTTCCGCTTCATCGCGCGCCGCATCGAGCCCCGTCCGGAGGACATCGACGACGCCGAGGTCGCCGACGGCGCGGGTGAGCTGGGCTTCTTCAGCCCGGGCAGCTACTGGCCGTTCGGCCTGGCCGCCGCGGCCGCCTTCACCGGCGTCGCCCTGGCCTTCTTCCACATCTGGCTGATCGCCATCGGCCTCGTGGTCGTGCTGATCATGGTCGGCGGCCTGCTGTTCGAGTACCACTCGGCCGCGCCCAGCCACGACTGA
- the trpD gene encoding anthranilate phosphoribosyltransferase produces MTSASPDPAATPAHTWPDLLGRLVAGVDCAKQDTAWAMDQVMSGAATTAQTVALVVALRAKGETAAEVAGMAEGMLAHARRVEVEVPAVDIVGTGGDRSGTVNISTMASLVTAAAGVPVVKHGNRAASSKCGTADVLEELGVVIDLPPEGVRRSVAELGIGFCFAPVFHPAMRHAGVARREIGIPTTFNLLGPLTNPAQPGAGLIGCADPKAAPLMASVFAERGASVLVVRGDDGLDELTTTTTSTVWVVHRGAVTRASLDPAELGIPVCDPADLLGGDAKVNAQAVHDLLAGTRGAVRDAVLLNAAGAVAAHRGPSGDLVADLRAGLDSVAQAVDSGAAADLLARWVALTRKLKAELA; encoded by the coding sequence ATGACCAGCGCGAGTCCTGACCCCGCCGCCACCCCCGCGCACACCTGGCCGGACCTGCTGGGCAGGCTGGTCGCCGGTGTGGACTGCGCCAAGCAGGACACGGCCTGGGCCATGGACCAGGTCATGTCCGGTGCCGCCACCACCGCCCAGACCGTGGCCCTGGTCGTCGCGCTGCGCGCCAAGGGCGAGACCGCGGCCGAGGTCGCGGGCATGGCCGAGGGCATGCTGGCGCACGCGCGCCGGGTCGAGGTCGAGGTGCCCGCGGTCGACATCGTGGGCACCGGCGGCGACCGCTCCGGCACGGTGAACATCTCCACGATGGCCTCCCTGGTCACCGCCGCCGCGGGCGTGCCGGTGGTCAAGCACGGCAACCGGGCGGCCAGCTCCAAGTGCGGCACGGCCGACGTGCTGGAGGAGCTGGGCGTGGTCATCGACCTGCCCCCGGAGGGCGTGCGGCGCAGCGTGGCGGAGCTGGGCATCGGCTTCTGCTTCGCCCCGGTCTTCCACCCGGCCATGCGGCACGCCGGTGTGGCGCGCCGCGAGATCGGCATCCCGACCACGTTCAACCTGCTCGGGCCGCTCACCAACCCGGCCCAGCCCGGCGCGGGCCTGATCGGCTGCGCCGACCCCAAGGCGGCACCGCTGATGGCCTCGGTCTTCGCCGAGCGCGGCGCGTCCGTGCTGGTGGTGCGGGGCGACGACGGCCTGGACGAGCTGACCACCACGACCACCAGCACGGTGTGGGTGGTGCACCGCGGCGCGGTCACCCGGGCCAGCCTGGACCCCGCCGAGCTGGGCATCCCGGTGTGCGACCCGGCCGACCTGCTGGGCGGCGACGCGAAGGTCAACGCCCAGGCCGTGCACGACCTGCTGGCGGGCACGCGCGGCGCGGTCCGCGACGCGGTGCTGCTCAACGCCGCGGGCGCCGTGGCGGCCCACCGCGGGCCCTCAGGCGACCTGGTGGCCGATCTGCGGGCCGGGCTGGACTCGGTGGCCCAGGCGGTCGACTCCGGGGCCGCAGCGGACCTCCTGGCCCGCTGGGTGGCCCTCACCCGGAAGCTGAAGGCCGAGCTGGCCTGA
- the ctaE gene encoding aa3-type cytochrome oxidase subunit III, translating into MRRVTTAAPSIGQRVHSLNRPNMVSVGTIVWLSSELMFFAGLFAMFFTVKAQNTGKWPPEPTELNLPYALVFTTILVASSFTCQMGVFAAERGDVFGLRRWYVLTLIMGAIFVGGQVGEYYTLVVGHDTTIASSAYGTVFYLTTGFHGLHVVGGLIAFVFLIWRTKMSKFTPAQATAAIVVSYYWHFVDIVWIGLFACIYLVP; encoded by the coding sequence ATGCGTCGCGTGACAACTGCTGCGCCCTCCATCGGCCAACGGGTGCACTCGCTGAACCGCCCGAACATGGTCAGCGTCGGCACCATCGTCTGGCTGTCCAGCGAGCTCATGTTCTTCGCTGGGCTCTTCGCCATGTTCTTCACGGTGAAGGCCCAGAACACGGGGAAGTGGCCACCGGAGCCCACCGAGCTGAACCTGCCGTACGCCCTGGTCTTCACGACCATCCTCGTGGCGTCCTCGTTCACCTGCCAGATGGGTGTGTTCGCCGCGGAGCGCGGTGACGTGTTCGGCCTCCGACGTTGGTACGTGCTCACCCTGATCATGGGCGCGATCTTCGTCGGCGGCCAGGTCGGCGAGTACTACACGCTCGTCGTCGGCCACGACACGACCATCGCCTCCTCGGCCTACGGCACGGTCTTCTACCTGACCACCGGTTTCCACGGTTTGCACGTGGTCGGCGGCCTCATCGCGTTCGTGTTCCTGATCTGGCGTACCAAGATGAGCAAGTTCACGCCGGCCCAGGCCACCGCCGCGATCGTCGTCTCCTACTACTGGCACTTCGTCGACATCGTGTGGATCGGGCTGTTCGCCTGCATCTACCTCGTTCCCTGA
- a CDS encoding DUF3043 domain-containing protein, with translation MRFLRRNSTEQVQDAPEAVSTAEVAEPIEGSRTAGKGRPTPKRRDAETRKRGPVPPPPRTQREAIRRARGNKDERRKAAQIRRERMNAGDEAYLMPRDKGPAKAYVRDLVDSRRNLMGLFMPLAIIVFVSILTPSPMIKQYASLFCMFMLLSMIIEGIVLGRLVTRKVRERFPQDTTRGFALGWYAFTRATQIRKLRMPKPRVKPGAQV, from the coding sequence GTGAGGTTTCTCCGTCGCAACAGCACCGAGCAGGTCCAGGACGCCCCCGAGGCGGTCTCGACGGCCGAGGTCGCCGAGCCCATCGAGGGCTCCCGCACCGCGGGCAAGGGCCGCCCGACGCCCAAGCGGCGGGACGCCGAGACGCGCAAGCGCGGGCCCGTCCCGCCCCCGCCGCGCACCCAGCGCGAGGCCATCCGCCGGGCGCGCGGGAACAAGGACGAGCGGCGCAAGGCCGCCCAGATCCGCCGCGAGCGCATGAACGCGGGCGACGAGGCGTACCTGATGCCGCGCGACAAGGGCCCGGCCAAGGCCTACGTGCGCGACCTGGTCGACTCGCGCCGCAACCTCATGGGCCTGTTCATGCCGCTGGCGATCATCGTGTTCGTGTCGATCCTGACGCCGTCGCCGATGATCAAGCAGTACGCGAGCCTGTTCTGCATGTTCATGCTGCTGTCGATGATCATCGAGGGCATCGTGCTGGGCCGCCTGGTCACGCGGAAGGTGCGCGAGCGCTTCCCGCAGGACACCACCCGGGGCTTCGCGCTGGGCTGGTACGCCTTCACCCGGGCCACCCAGATCCGCAAGCTGCGCATGCCGAAGCCGAGGGTCAAGCCCGGCGCCCAGGTCTAA
- a CDS encoding glycerate kinase family protein, producing MMTDGPGRVVLVAPDCFGGTLTANEAAQAIAEGWRRASPADQVLLRPLADGGPGFVDVLHTALGGTLHTVEVTGPHGGRVEAVWLEHDGTAYLESAQAAGLHLVPKPDRVAGAATTRGVGELLLDAVRAGVHTAVVGLGGSATTDGGAGLFAALGAGPLDTLGAELPGGGAALAGCAALAGLPDLGGLRLVAASDVDNPLLGPTGAAHVFGPQKGADPAGVEELDRALARWAEVLQEELGVDVAGLPGAGAAGGLGAALLALGATVESGAGLVRRLSGLDTALDRAGLVLTGEGSFDWQSLRGKLVTSVAAGAAERGVPCLVLAGQVSVGRREAGAAGVEDSYSVAEHLGSVERAMAEPARGLAGLAEHVAGRWRSPQE from the coding sequence ATGATGACCGACGGACCCGGTCGGGTGGTGCTCGTCGCACCCGACTGCTTCGGTGGCACGCTCACGGCGAACGAGGCCGCGCAGGCCATCGCGGAGGGCTGGCGGCGGGCCAGTCCCGCCGACCAGGTCCTGCTCCGGCCCCTCGCCGACGGCGGCCCCGGCTTCGTCGACGTGCTGCACACCGCCCTCGGCGGCACGCTGCACACCGTCGAGGTCACCGGTCCGCACGGCGGCCGGGTCGAGGCGGTGTGGCTGGAGCACGACGGCACCGCCTACCTGGAGTCCGCGCAGGCCGCGGGCCTGCACCTGGTGCCCAAGCCCGACCGCGTGGCCGGTGCGGCCACCACCCGGGGCGTGGGCGAGCTCCTCCTCGACGCGGTCCGCGCCGGGGTGCACACGGCCGTGGTCGGCCTCGGCGGCTCGGCCACCACCGACGGCGGCGCGGGCCTGTTCGCCGCGCTCGGTGCCGGACCGCTGGACACCCTGGGCGCGGAGCTGCCGGGCGGCGGCGCCGCGCTGGCGGGCTGCGCGGCCCTGGCCGGGCTGCCCGACCTGGGCGGCCTGCGGCTGGTGGCCGCCTCGGACGTGGACAACCCGCTGCTCGGGCCCACCGGCGCCGCGCACGTGTTCGGTCCGCAGAAGGGCGCGGACCCGGCCGGGGTCGAGGAGCTGGACCGGGCGCTGGCCCGCTGGGCCGAGGTGCTCCAGGAGGAGCTGGGCGTGGACGTGGCCGGGCTGCCCGGCGCGGGCGCGGCCGGTGGCCTGGGGGCCGCGCTGCTGGCCCTGGGCGCGACCGTGGAGTCCGGCGCCGGTCTGGTGCGACGGCTCAGCGGCCTGGACACCGCCCTGGACCGGGCGGGCCTGGTGCTTACCGGCGAGGGCAGCTTCGACTGGCAGTCGCTGCGCGGCAAGCTCGTGACCAGCGTGGCGGCCGGTGCGGCCGAACGCGGGGTGCCCTGCCTGGTGCTGGCCGGCCAGGTCAGCGTGGGCAGGCGCGAGGCGGGGGCGGCCGGGGTGGAGGACTCGTACTCGGTGGCCGAGCACCTCGGCTCGGTGGAGCGGGCCATGGCCGAACCGGCACGGGGGCTGGCGGGGCTGGCCGAGCACGTGGCCGGGCGGTGGCGCAGCCCACAGGAATAA